The following coding sequences lie in one Lolium perenne isolate Kyuss_39 chromosome 2, Kyuss_2.0, whole genome shotgun sequence genomic window:
- the LOC127334265 gene encoding exocyst complex component EXO70H1, giving the protein MTRAGSRSPMAPGSPFTPRSPCRSPFTPRSPCRSPMAPRSPLPPRRTLPATVVDDTVDAAAVLLDKWHPEGSSSGRSLFLNSTTPDEADSFLRAAKDLHRAMLFYASGLTTKDLHGGGHGLIEAQELLDTAMRRLQLELKILLSSLPNVLHFQQDDDADDDDEIQSPDAVRETCDHLRAVAEAMLAVGYGTECVSVFKAHRRASVAAALQCLQVFSPSLQPATINKLTWDQIDPKMKSWLAGARKAFASVFVGERELCDRVFAGDNASVGDAVFSAIAEDHATSILAFAEAAVAKAKRAPERLFRMLDVHDALTETIIPAIVAAFGDGSELKARAVTLAVTKVADAARGMVASFEAAIEKEPAKATVPGGELHPLTRYVMNYLVFLADYENALAQIYSAEQFNDTSSSVGSGSGGTVGSSSTLGSGSGGTVGSSSTLGSGGGGTAGSSSLVLSASTTLRTLSLWSNPIGWLVSVLKLKLDAIAANYREAALSYLFLANNTHYMAKKVGGGTKLEAVLGEDWAETQTAKARGYMEVYVRRRAVRRPDVTLTQQLALARQRN; this is encoded by the coding sequence ATGACGCGCGCCGGCAGCCGCAGCCCCATGGCTCCCGGCAGCCCCTTCACTCCCCGCAGCCCATGCCGCAGCCCCTTCACTCCCCGGAGCCCATGCCGCAGCCCCATGGCTCCCCGCAGCCCCCTGCCCCCCCGCCGTACGCTCCCGGCCACCGTCGTCGACGACACCGtggacgccgccgccgtcctgCTCGACAAGTGGCACCCGGAGGGCTCCTCCTCCGGCCGCTCGCTCTTCCTCAACTCAACCACCCCGGACGAGGCCGACAGCTTCCTGCGCGCGGCCAAGGACCTGCACCGCGCCATGCTCTTCTACGCGTCCGGCCTCACCACCAAGGACCTCCACGGCGGTGGCCATGGTCTCATAGAGGCGCAGGAGCTCCTCGACACCGCCATGCGTAGGCTCCAGCTCGAGCTCAAGATCCTCCTCTCCTCCCTCCCCAACGTGCTCCACTTCCAACAAGACGACGacgccgacgatgatgacgaGATCCAGAGCCCCGACGCAGTGAGAGAAACGTGCGACCACCTCCGCGCGGTTGCGGAGGCCATGCTGGCCGTCGGGTACGGCACGGAGTGCGTCTCCGTCTTCAAGGCGCACCGCCGCGCGTCCGTGGCCGCCGCGCTGCAGTGCCTGCAAGTCTTCTCGCCTTCCCTGCAGCCGGCCACGATCAACAAGCTCACCTGGGACCAGATCGACCCCAAGATGAAGTCCTGGCTCGCCGGCGCGCGCAAAGCGTTCGCGTCCGTATTCGTCGGGGAGAGGGAGCTCTGTGACCGCGTCTTCGCCGGGGACAACGCGTCCGTCGGCGACGCCGTGTTCTCCGCCATCGCCGAGGATCACGCCACGAGCATCCTGGCGTTCGCGGAGGCCGCCGTGGCCAAGGCGAAGCGCGCCCCGGAGCGGCTGTTCCGCATGCTCGACGTCCACGACGCGCTCACCGAGACCATCATCCCGGCCATCGTAGCCGCGTTCGGGGACGGGTCTGAGCTCAAGGCCCGCGCCGTCACGCTCGCGGTCACCAAGGTCGCCGACGCAGCGCGGGGCATGGTGGCCAGCTTCGAGGCGGCCATCGAGAAGGAGCCGGCCAAGGCCACGGTGCCGGGCGGAGAGTTGCACCCGCTCACCCGCTACGTCATGAACTACCTCGTCTTCCTCGCTGACTATGAGAACGCTCTGGCGCAAATATACTCGGCAGAGCAGTTCAACGACACGTCGTCGTCGGTGGGATCTGGAAGCGGTGGCACCGTCGGCTCGTCGTCGACCCTGGGCTCTGGAAGCGGTGGCACCGTCGGCTCGTCGTCGACCCTGGGTTCTGGAGGCGGTGGCACAGCGGGCTCGTCGTCGTTGGTACTCTCGGCGTCGACGACGCTGAGGACGCTGAGCCTGTGGTCGAACCCGATCGGGTGGCTCGTGTCCGTGCTGAAGCTGAAGCTGGACGCCATTGCCGCGAACTACCGGGAGGCGGCGCTGAGCTACCTGTTCCTGGCGAACAACACGCACTACATGGCGAAGAAAGTGGGCGGCGGCACGAAGCTGGAGGCGGTCCTCGGGGAGGACTGGGCGGAAACGCAGACGGCCAAGGCACGAGGGTACATGGAGGTGTACGTACGTAGACGGGCTGTTCGGCGACCAGACGTCACACTCACACAACAGTTAGCACTAGCTAGGCAACGAAACTAA